The Acidimicrobiales bacterium sequence CGGCAGGGCCGCACGCTCGCGGAGATCGCCGAGACCGCCGCGGTCTCCGTGCCGTATCTCTCCGAGATCGAGCGGGGCCGCAAGGAGGTCTCCTCCGACGTCCTCCACGCGGTCCACACCGCGCTCGGGTTGGACCTCGGCGACGTGCTCGAGCGATCGACCCGCCGGCTACGGCCGCAAGGCCAGGGCCCCGTCCTGCTCGCCGCCTGACGCCGGCATCCGATCCACGACACGATCGGCGATCCCGTAGTCCACCGCCGCCGGGCCGGCGAGCACGAGAGCCCGGTCGGTGTCCGTTCGGATGTCCTCGACCGTTCGCCCGGAGTGGGTGGCGAGCAGTGTCTCGGCCTCGATCCGTACCCGCGCCAGTTCTGCCGCCTCGAGT is a genomic window containing:
- a CDS encoding helix-turn-helix transcriptional regulator; the encoded protein is MAESVPDDTSEAGADIVLFPVGGRDMRWRDVVGDVLRDERRRQGRTLAEIAETAAVSVPYLSEIERGRKEVSSDVLHAVHTALGLDLGDVLERSTRRLRPQGQGPVLLAA